The following proteins are encoded in a genomic region of Pan troglodytes isolate AG18354 chromosome 2, NHGRI_mPanTro3-v2.0_pri, whole genome shotgun sequence:
- the ZNF502 gene encoding zinc finger protein 502 has translation MLNMQGAEERDIRRETCPGWVNKNKPAPEQDVCKIDSSGIVVKRFQEDEYQDSTFEEKYACEGMKENSPREIAESCLFQEGGFGRITFIHKEAPPEIISQGYNFEKSLLLTSSLVTRLRVSTEESLHQWETSNIQTNDISDQSKCPTLCTQKKSWKCNECGKTFTQSSSLAQHQRTHTGERPYACEECGKAFSRSSFLVQHQRIHTGVKPYGCEQCGKTFRCRSFLTQHQRIHTGEKPYKCNECGNSFRNHSHLTEHQRIHTGEKPYKCNRCGKAFNQNTHLIHHQRIHTGEKPYICSECGSSFRKHSNLTQHQRIHTGEKPHKCDECGKTFQTKANLSQHQRIHTGEKPYKCKECGKAFCQSPSLIKHQRIHTGEKPYKCKECGKAFTQSTPLTKHQRIHTGERPYKCSECGKAFIQSICLIRHQRSHTGEKPYKCNECGKGFNQNTCLTQHMRIHTGEKPYKCKECGKAFAHSSSLTEHHRTHTGEKLYKCSECEKTFRKYAHLSEHYRIHTGEKPYECIECGKFFRHSSVLFRHQKLHSGD, from the exons ATGTTGAATATGCAAGGAGCTGAAGAGAGAGACATTAGAAGAGAGACTTGTCCAG GCTGGGTAAACAAGAACAAGCCTGCTCCGGAGCAGGATGTCTGTAAAATTGACTCATCAGGGATAGTAGTAAAGAGGTTCCAAGAGGATGAATACCAAGATTctacatttgaagaaaaatatgcaTGTGAGGGCATGAAGGAAAACTCTCCTAGGGAGATTGCTGAATCATGCCTTTTCCAGGAAGGAGGTTTTGGGAGAATAACTTTCATCCACAAAGAAGCACCCCCTGAAATTATTAGTCAAGGATATAATTTTGAGAAAAGCTTGCTTTTGACCTCAAGCCTTGTTACACGTCTCAGGGTTTCTACAGAAGAGAGTCTGCATCAGTGGGAAACAAGTAATATACAAACCAATGATATTTCAGACCAAAGTAAATGTCCAACTCTCTGCACACAGAAAAAATCTTggaaatgtaatgaatgtggaaaaaccTTTACTCAGAGCTCATCCCTTGCCCAACATCAGAGAACTCATACTGGAGAGAGACCCTACGCATGtgaggaatgtgggaaagcctttagtcGTAGTTCATTCCTTGTTCAACATcaaagaattcacactggagTGAAACCATATGGATGTGAGCAGTGTGGGAAAACATTTCGATGTCGATCATTTCTTACTCAGCATcaaagaattcacactggagagaaaccttataaaTGCAACGAATGTGGGAATTCCTTCCGCAATCACTCACATCTCACTGAACaccagagaattcacactggagagaaaccttataaaTGTAATAGGTGTGGGAAGGCATTCAATCAGAATACACACCTTATTCatcatcagagaattcacactggtgAGAAGCCTTACATATGCAGTGAATGTGGCTCTTCTTTTCGAAAACACTCAAATCTTACacaacatcagagaattcacactggggAAAAACCCCATAAATGTGATGAATGTGGGAAAACTTTCCAAACAAAGGCAAACCTCTCTcagcatcagagaattcatactggagagaaaccctataaatgtaaagaatgtggcaaagccttttgTCAGAGCCCATCTCTTATTAAACACCAgcgaattcatactggagaaaaaccatataagtgtaaagaatgtggcaaagcgtTTACTCAGAGCACCCCACTCACTAAACATCAGAGAATACATACAGGGGAGAGACCCTACAAATGCAGTGAATGTGGTAAAGCCTTCATTCAGAGCATTTGCCTTATTCGGCACCAGAGAAGtcacactggagaaaaaccctatAAATGCAATGAATGTGGAAAGGGCTTTAATCAGAACACCTGCCTCACTCAGCATatgagaattcatactggagagaagccctataaatgtaaagaatgtgggaaagcctttgcTCATAGCTCATCTCTTACTGAACATCATAGAACTCACACTGGTGAGAAGCTCTATAAATGTAGTGAGTGTGAGAAAACCTTCCGCAAGTATGCACACCTTAGTGAACATTACAGAATTCACACTGGTGAGAAGCCTTATGAGTGTATTGAGTGTGGAAAGTTCTTCAGACATAGTTCAGTCCTTTTCAGACATCAGAAACTTCACAGTGGTGACTAA